From the genome of Streptacidiphilus rugosus AM-16, one region includes:
- a CDS encoding DUF2630 family protein has protein sequence MTGEQDSDILGSIGRLVDTEKELRARIADGSADSDAAREELAALEVRLDQCWDLLRQRRARTEFGEDPGAARVRPAEEVEGYES, from the coding sequence ATGACCGGCGAGCAGGACAGCGACATCCTCGGTTCGATCGGCCGGCTGGTCGACACGGAGAAGGAGCTCCGCGCGCGGATCGCCGACGGCAGCGCGGACAGCGATGCCGCGCGCGAGGAGCTGGCCGCGCTGGAGGTCCGGCTGGATCAGTGCTGGGACCTGCTGCGGCAGCGGCGCGCCCGGACGGAGTTCGGCGAGGACCCGGGCGCCGCACGGGTCCGTCCGGCCGAGGAAGTGGAGGGATACGAGTCCTGA
- a CDS encoding NADP-dependent succinic semialdehyde dehydrogenase: protein MPIATVDPATGETLKTFDPLTPEEVERRLATAHAAFRRHRLTDFAERARLLHRAADLLDEDRDDIARTMTTEMGKPLAAARAEAAKCAKAMRWYADRAEALLADERPPQSDVEDSGAGQARAVYRPLGVVLAVMPWNFPLWQVIRFAAPALMAGNTGLLKHASNVPQTALYLEDLFRRAGYPEGCFQTLLIGSGAVEGVLRDPRVAAATLTGSEPAGRSVAAIAGDEIKKTVLELGGSDPYVVMPSADLERAARTAVTARVQNNGQSCIAAKRFIVHTDVYDAFAARFTELMAALTVGDPMDESTDVGPLATEQGRADLETLVDDARGHGAAVLCGGQRPAALPRGWYYEPTVLAGVTSQMRIHHEEAFGPVATLYRVQDLDEALAVANDSPFGLSSNVWTRDEEEQRRFVRDMEAGGVFFNGMTASHPAFPFGGVKRSGYGRELSGHGIREFCNITTVWHGAE, encoded by the coding sequence ATGCCCATTGCCACGGTCGACCCCGCAACCGGCGAGACACTCAAGACCTTCGACCCGCTGACGCCGGAGGAGGTCGAACGGCGGCTGGCCACTGCCCACGCCGCCTTCCGTCGCCACCGCCTCACGGACTTCGCCGAACGGGCCCGGCTGCTCCACCGCGCCGCGGACCTGCTGGACGAGGACCGCGACGACATCGCCCGCACCATGACCACCGAGATGGGCAAGCCGCTCGCCGCCGCACGCGCGGAGGCCGCCAAATGCGCCAAGGCCATGCGCTGGTACGCGGACCGGGCCGAGGCCCTGCTGGCGGACGAGCGGCCCCCTCAGTCGGACGTGGAGGACTCCGGAGCCGGGCAGGCGCGTGCCGTCTACCGGCCGCTGGGCGTCGTCCTGGCCGTCATGCCGTGGAACTTCCCGCTGTGGCAGGTGATCCGCTTCGCGGCGCCCGCCCTGATGGCCGGCAACACGGGCCTGCTGAAGCACGCCTCCAACGTCCCGCAGACCGCCCTTTATCTGGAGGACCTCTTCCGGCGGGCCGGATACCCCGAAGGATGCTTCCAGACGCTGCTCATCGGTTCCGGCGCCGTCGAGGGCGTCCTGCGCGACCCCAGGGTCGCCGCCGCGACGCTGACGGGCAGCGAGCCCGCGGGCCGCTCGGTCGCCGCGATCGCCGGCGACGAGATCAAGAAGACGGTCCTCGAACTCGGCGGCAGCGACCCGTACGTGGTGATGCCGTCGGCCGACCTGGAGCGCGCCGCCCGCACGGCCGTCACGGCCCGCGTGCAGAACAACGGCCAGTCCTGCATCGCGGCCAAGCGTTTCATCGTGCATACGGACGTCTACGACGCGTTCGCGGCACGCTTCACGGAACTGATGGCCGCGCTCACGGTGGGCGACCCCATGGACGAGTCCACCGACGTCGGGCCCCTCGCCACCGAGCAGGGCCGCGCGGACCTGGAGACGCTCGTCGACGATGCGCGCGGGCACGGGGCGGCGGTCCTGTGCGGAGGGCAGCGCCCCGCAGCACTGCCCCGCGGCTGGTACTACGAACCCACGGTGCTGGCCGGGGTGACCTCGCAGATGCGCATCCACCACGAGGAGGCGTTCGGCCCGGTGGCCACCCTGTACCGGGTGCAGGACCTGGACGAGGCCCTGGCCGTGGCCAACGACTCGCCCTTCGGCCTGAGCTCGAACGTCTGGACCCGCGACGAGGAGGAACAGCGCCGCTTCGTCCGGGACATGGAGGCAGGCGGCGTCTTCTTCAACGGGATGACGGCCTCCCACCCGGCGTTCCCCTTCGGAGGGGTGAAGCGCTCGGGGTACGGGCGGGAACTGTCCGGGCACGGAATCCGGGAGTTCTGCAACATCACGACGGTGTGGCACGGGGCCGAGTAG
- a CDS encoding DUF1269 domain-containing protein, with protein MSTTAWRFRGTEGADDAVLLLKQLAGQEVIDVRDVAVIRWPHYSAGPQVQEHVTDEGGMASSFAKKLSKAGIDSSMIESVKGDMTPGTSVLVFLSADSGIDALAKAFEGRAMELLRSDLSVQQQDLLRAALGDPSAADRGPATEA; from the coding sequence ATGTCAACAACGGCCTGGCGGTTCCGTGGCACCGAAGGGGCGGACGACGCAGTCCTCCTGCTCAAGCAGTTGGCCGGTCAGGAGGTCATCGACGTGCGGGACGTCGCCGTGATCCGCTGGCCGCACTATTCGGCGGGACCGCAAGTCCAGGAACACGTGACCGACGAGGGCGGCATGGCGTCCTCGTTCGCGAAGAAGCTCAGCAAGGCCGGCATCGACAGCTCGATGATCGAGTCGGTGAAGGGCGACATGACTCCGGGGACCTCGGTGCTGGTCTTCCTGAGTGCCGACTCGGGGATCGACGCCCTCGCCAAGGCGTTCGAGGGGCGGGCCATGGAGTTGCTGCGCTCGGACCTCTCGGTGCAGCAGCAGGACCTGCTGAGGGCTGCGCTCGGCGATCCCTCGGCGGCGGATCGGGGGCCGGCCACCGAGGCGTGA
- a CDS encoding flavodoxin family protein: MTGTADDLSPGYHDLRALVINCTLKRSPERSHTEGLINLSAGIMRRQGVSVEVLRAVDHDIATGVWPDMTEHGWESDEWPALHPRVMAADILVLAGPIWLGDNSSVMKKVIERLYACSSLLNDQGQYAYYGRVGGCLITGNEDGVKHCAMNVLYSLQHLGYTVPPQADAGWIGEAGPGPSYLDEGSGGPENDFTNRNTTFMTWNLLHVARMLKDAGGIPAHGNQRSAWDAGCRFDSDNPEHR, encoded by the coding sequence ATGACGGGAACCGCCGACGACCTTTCGCCCGGCTACCACGATCTGCGGGCTCTCGTGATCAACTGCACGCTCAAGCGATCTCCCGAACGCAGCCACACCGAGGGCCTGATCAACCTGAGCGCCGGCATCATGCGGCGCCAGGGCGTGAGCGTCGAGGTACTGCGAGCGGTCGACCACGACATCGCCACCGGTGTCTGGCCGGACATGACCGAACACGGCTGGGAGAGCGACGAATGGCCCGCCCTCCACCCCAGGGTGATGGCCGCGGACATCCTGGTCCTCGCCGGGCCGATCTGGCTCGGCGACAACTCCTCGGTGATGAAGAAGGTGATCGAACGCCTCTACGCCTGCTCGTCGCTGCTGAACGACCAGGGCCAGTACGCCTACTACGGCCGGGTCGGCGGCTGCCTGATCACCGGCAACGAGGACGGCGTCAAGCACTGCGCGATGAACGTGCTCTACAGCCTTCAGCACCTGGGCTACACGGTCCCGCCGCAGGCGGACGCCGGTTGGATCGGCGAGGCGGGCCCCGGGCCCTCCTACCTCGACGAGGGTTCGGGCGGCCCGGAGAACGACTTCACCAACCGCAACACCACGTTCATGACCTGGAACCTGCTTCACGTGGCCCGCATGCTCAAGGACGCCGGTGGCATCCCGGCCCACGGCAACCAACGCTCCGCGTGGGATGCCGGATGCCGCTTCGACTCGGACAATCCGGAGCACCGGTGA
- a CDS encoding DUF1326 domain-containing protein translates to MAWQIEGTYFENCNCNMVCPCSTSGLSAPADYDRCQVVLAFHIDSGQVDEVEVSGLTVAVVADTPPLMSDGDWRMGMFMDETASPEQAEALGAVFSGQRGGPMEGLAPLVGEMLGLEVARIEYVDDGRRHRVSIGQAIDMEVEDFVSPLDATGKGIRVSGVGFPADTLAAGVATRSRVNAFGLAFANEGKNAFSAPFSWAA, encoded by the coding sequence ATGGCATGGCAAATCGAGGGGACGTATTTCGAGAACTGCAATTGCAATATGGTGTGCCCCTGCTCGACCTCCGGCCTGTCGGCTCCGGCGGACTACGACCGCTGCCAGGTGGTCCTGGCCTTCCACATCGATTCCGGCCAGGTCGATGAGGTCGAGGTCAGCGGCCTGACAGTCGCCGTGGTGGCCGACACCCCGCCGCTCATGAGCGACGGTGACTGGCGCATGGGGATGTTCATGGACGAGACGGCCTCGCCCGAGCAGGCCGAAGCGCTCGGCGCGGTCTTCTCCGGTCAGCGCGGCGGCCCGATGGAGGGGCTCGCTCCGCTCGTCGGCGAGATGCTCGGGCTGGAAGTCGCCCGCATCGAGTACGTCGACGACGGCCGGCGCCACCGAGTGAGCATCGGCCAGGCGATCGACATGGAGGTCGAGGACTTCGTCTCTCCCCTGGACGCGACCGGCAAGGGCATCCGCGTCAGCGGGGTGGGCTTCCCCGCGGACACGCTCGCGGCCGGAGTCGCGACCAGGTCCCGTGTGAACGCCTTCGGCCTCGCGTTCGCCAACGAAGGGAAGAACGCGTTCTCGGCACCGTTCTCCTGGGCGGCGTGA
- a CDS encoding DUF2182 domain-containing protein encodes MSPPLARRAVTPASWVALLAAAALAWALTVRAASGMAPGPGTMGQGLWGFLVLWGLMMAAMMLPAVAPVVSLYLRTLRAHSTGWTRAGRSTGLVIGYLCAWEAFGLAAFGVAWASGELAARSPGAASWVGALLLVGAGLYQVTPLKDRCLSHCRSPLGFLMHFGTYSGRLRDLRVGLYHGGYCVGCCWGLMVVLIVVGVMNLAWMAALACAVFLEKTWRHGKAFSLVLGVALIGYACFVPWNPGLIPGLRTAPGMPM; translated from the coding sequence ATGTCGCCACCACTCGCTCGACGGGCCGTCACCCCGGCGAGCTGGGTGGCCCTACTCGCCGCCGCGGCGCTGGCCTGGGCCCTGACGGTCCGCGCTGCGTCGGGCATGGCGCCCGGACCGGGCACGATGGGGCAGGGCCTGTGGGGATTCCTGGTCCTGTGGGGTCTGATGATGGCCGCGATGATGCTCCCGGCCGTCGCGCCCGTCGTCTCGCTGTATCTGCGGACGCTGCGTGCCCACTCGACCGGTTGGACGCGCGCGGGACGTAGCACCGGCCTGGTCATCGGCTATCTCTGCGCCTGGGAGGCGTTCGGACTGGCGGCGTTCGGGGTGGCCTGGGCGAGCGGCGAACTCGCCGCCCGGTCACCAGGCGCTGCGTCGTGGGTCGGGGCGCTGCTGCTGGTCGGAGCGGGCCTGTACCAGGTGACACCGCTCAAGGACCGCTGCCTGAGCCACTGCCGGTCGCCCCTCGGCTTCCTCATGCACTTCGGCACCTACTCCGGACGGCTGCGCGACCTACGGGTCGGCCTGTACCACGGCGGATACTGCGTCGGCTGCTGCTGGGGCCTCATGGTCGTCCTGATCGTGGTCGGCGTGATGAACCTCGCCTGGATGGCCGCTCTGGCCTGCGCCGTCTTCCTGGAGAAGACCTGGCGCCACGGCAAGGCCTTCAGTCTCGTTCTCGGCGTCGCCCTCATCGGCTACGCCTGCTTCGTGCCCTGGAATCCTGGCCTGATCCCGGGCCTGCGCACCGCGCCGGGCATGCCTATGTGA
- a CDS encoding LLM class F420-dependent oxidoreductase, which translates to MRVGLHALGIGDGARPEVIRAVATAAEACGFARLWCGEHVVLVDAPTSRYPYSADGRIAVPADADWLDPLLALSFAAAVTDRILLATGVLLLPEHNPVLVAKQAATLDVLSGGRFGLGVGVGWSAEEFAALGVPFERRGRRTDEYLAAMRTLWAEDPATFTGEFTRFEAVRVHPKPLRGDLPVLVGGNSRAALRRAARAGDGWYGFNVPMADVPARVAELAEECAHQGRSLDELTVAVAPSDGTPADLPELAAAGVTEVVVVAAPPPAPEEAVAWVAELARTWIRAPG; encoded by the coding sequence ATGCGGGTGGGTCTGCACGCGCTCGGCATCGGTGACGGCGCCCGTCCGGAGGTGATCCGGGCCGTGGCCACGGCCGCGGAGGCGTGCGGCTTCGCGAGGCTGTGGTGCGGCGAGCACGTGGTGCTCGTGGACGCGCCCACCTCTCGCTACCCCTACTCCGCGGACGGCCGGATCGCCGTTCCCGCGGACGCGGACTGGCTGGACCCCCTGCTCGCCCTGAGCTTCGCCGCGGCCGTCACCGACCGGATCCTGCTCGCCACCGGCGTGCTGCTGCTGCCCGAGCACAACCCGGTCCTGGTCGCCAAGCAGGCGGCCACGCTCGATGTCCTGTCCGGCGGCCGGTTCGGCCTCGGCGTCGGGGTCGGCTGGTCGGCCGAGGAGTTCGCCGCGCTCGGTGTCCCCTTCGAACGGCGCGGGCGCCGCACGGACGAGTACCTTGCCGCGATGCGCACCCTCTGGGCCGAGGACCCCGCCACGTTCACCGGGGAGTTCACCCGCTTCGAAGCGGTCCGGGTCCATCCCAAGCCGTTGCGGGGCGACCTGCCGGTCCTGGTGGGCGGCAACAGCCGTGCCGCCCTCCGTCGCGCGGCGCGGGCAGGTGACGGGTGGTACGGCTTCAACGTGCCCATGGCCGACGTCCCGGCGCGCGTCGCCGAGCTGGCCGAGGAGTGCGCCCACCAGGGCCGCAGTCTCGACGAGCTCACGGTCGCCGTCGCGCCGAGCGACGGCACCCCGGCGGATCTGCCGGAACTCGCCGCGGCCGGCGTCACCGAAGTCGTGGTCGTCGCCGCACCCCCACCGGCCCCCGAGGAGGCCGTCGCCTGGGTCGCGGAACTGGCCCGGACGTGGATCCGCGCGCCCGGATGA
- a CDS encoding SsgA family sporulation/cell division regulator, producing the protein MQVHLRLIVSSESSMPVPTELRYYRNDPFAVHVDFHTRQDTASWVFSRSLLTEGLNKPVGGGDVRVWPSRSHGQGVVCIALSSPEGEALLEAPRRAIASFLRRTEQVVPLGDEATQIDFDLFTDYLRASPGEN; encoded by the coding sequence ATGCAGGTCCACCTCAGGCTCATCGTCTCCTCCGAGTCGTCGATGCCCGTCCCCACCGAACTCCGGTACTACCGCAACGATCCCTTCGCGGTGCACGTCGACTTCCACACGCGTCAGGACACCGCGTCCTGGGTCTTCTCGCGCAGCCTGCTGACGGAGGGCCTGAACAAGCCCGTCGGCGGGGGAGATGTGCGGGTGTGGCCCTCCCGGTCCCACGGCCAGGGGGTCGTGTGCATCGCCCTGTCGTCCCCGGAGGGCGAGGCACTCCTGGAGGCGCCCCGCCGCGCCATCGCGTCCTTCCTGCGCCGTACCGAACAGGTCGTCCCCCTGGGGGACGAGGCAACCCAGATCGACTTCGACCTCTTCACCGACTACCTGCGAGCCAGCCCGGGAGAAAACTGA
- a CDS encoding RNA polymerase sigma factor — MSDAENATWPEPGDSAPATTPISPDLLHQVESRLAPHAGQPDSAEYHQRITADTAIVRALRADGYQGPRTDLLLRRLSAYGWPILHHWISTGEIFMRCASHGRPVPRPMDDFPWNRDDHVELATETILKAVPFFRLHALRRGLWDARRGASLTTYFMGACINSFPQVYRHWWKQQAELRALTSYRTDEVLAQLPDPRHADPEQIAVQRDHALRVLSQIEDLELVVGLALRALGYTEREAAQAVGLTPKALERRTSKQRAKLRRLELPEAEARPVNGGE, encoded by the coding sequence TTGTCCGATGCAGAAAACGCGACGTGGCCCGAGCCGGGCGACAGCGCCCCGGCGACGACACCCATCTCCCCGGACCTGCTGCACCAGGTCGAGAGCCGCCTCGCCCCCCACGCCGGCCAACCCGACAGTGCCGAGTACCACCAGCGCATCACCGCCGACACGGCGATCGTCCGAGCCCTGCGCGCCGACGGCTACCAAGGGCCACGCACCGACTTGCTGCTGCGAAGGCTCTCCGCCTACGGCTGGCCGATCCTGCACCACTGGATCTCCACCGGAGAGATCTTCATGCGCTGCGCCTCCCACGGCCGTCCTGTGCCCCGGCCGATGGACGACTTCCCGTGGAACCGCGACGACCACGTCGAACTGGCCACCGAGACGATCCTCAAGGCTGTGCCGTTCTTCCGGCTGCACGCTCTGCGGCGCGGCCTGTGGGACGCCCGCCGAGGGGCGAGCCTGACGACCTACTTCATGGGGGCCTGCATCAACTCCTTCCCTCAGGTCTACCGCCACTGGTGGAAGCAGCAGGCCGAGCTGCGCGCCCTGACCAGTTACCGGACCGACGAGGTGCTGGCGCAACTGCCGGACCCCCGGCACGCCGACCCCGAGCAGATCGCGGTCCAGCGCGACCACGCCCTCCGTGTGCTGTCCCAGATCGAGGATCTGGAGCTGGTCGTCGGACTGGCCCTGCGCGCGCTGGGGTACACGGAGCGCGAAGCGGCCCAGGCAGTGGGCCTCACCCCCAAGGCCCTCGAACGCCGCACCAGCAAGCAACGCGCCAAACTCCGACGGCTCGAACTACCCGAGGCCGAAGCTCGCCCCGTGAACGGAGGGGAGTGA
- a CDS encoding MFS transporter, whose translation MTHHRAIALLFAVHGVVGGSLYSSLPWLQGHFGLSAGTLGLVLLCQPIGAFVAMPTAARVAHRIGERRATGLLIALWVLLLPVPVLAPGKAWLYPAFAVFGMLAGMSDVVMNGQGVSIERRLGRSIISGLHGLWCTGSLIAGGLGILAARLDIDPRLRLLVVAAVLLPLAALGTRGLPADAPRGLAQAGPAPRRFAVPGRAVLLIGVLGFCGAFVEGATGSWSGVYLTRVADAGPALAAAGFTLFNLAMALTRLSGDRAVQRFGAVAVVRAGASAAVIGGLLVVTSPDAWVCVLGLALIGAGIALNVPLVFSAASRVSATPGEGVAGVATLTYAASLVSPPVVGWIAGGLSYPAAFLLITAFAVAMLPLAGRLRPTPAPAQAPPVAAHTPDDLVACVPDGR comes from the coding sequence GTGACTCACCATCGCGCCATCGCGCTGCTGTTCGCCGTCCACGGAGTCGTCGGAGGCTCCCTCTACAGCTCGCTGCCCTGGCTGCAGGGCCATTTCGGTCTGAGCGCCGGGACGCTGGGTCTGGTGCTGCTGTGCCAGCCGATCGGCGCCTTCGTCGCCATGCCCACCGCCGCCCGGGTCGCCCACCGGATCGGCGAGCGGCGTGCCACCGGGCTGCTGATCGCCCTGTGGGTGCTGCTGCTTCCGGTGCCTGTCCTGGCACCGGGCAAGGCCTGGCTCTACCCGGCCTTCGCCGTCTTCGGCATGCTCGCCGGCATGAGCGACGTCGTGATGAACGGACAGGGCGTCAGCATCGAGCGTCGACTGGGCCGTTCGATCATCTCGGGCCTGCACGGGCTCTGGTGCACCGGCAGCCTGATCGCCGGTGGCCTGGGCATCCTCGCCGCCCGGCTGGACATCGACCCGCGGCTGCGGCTGCTCGTCGTCGCCGCCGTCCTGCTTCCCCTCGCCGCCCTGGGCACCCGCGGCCTGCCGGCGGACGCCCCGCGCGGCCTCGCCCAGGCGGGGCCCGCACCGCGCCGCTTCGCCGTGCCCGGCCGGGCCGTGCTGCTGATCGGCGTCCTCGGCTTCTGCGGGGCCTTCGTCGAGGGCGCGACGGGCAGTTGGTCCGGGGTCTACCTGACCAGGGTCGCCGACGCCGGACCCGCTCTGGCGGCTGCCGGGTTCACCCTGTTCAACCTCGCCATGGCGCTGACCCGGCTGTCGGGCGACCGGGCGGTGCAGCGCTTCGGCGCGGTCGCCGTCGTCCGTGCCGGGGCCTCCGCGGCCGTGATCGGCGGCCTGCTGGTGGTGACGTCGCCCGACGCCTGGGTCTGCGTCCTCGGACTGGCCCTGATCGGCGCGGGCATCGCCCTCAACGTGCCCCTGGTCTTCAGCGCCGCCTCCCGGGTCAGCGCGACCCCGGGCGAGGGCGTGGCGGGCGTGGCCACGCTGACGTACGCGGCCTCCCTGGTCTCCCCGCCGGTCGTCGGCTGGATCGCCGGCGGGCTGTCCTACCCGGCGGCCTTCCTGCTGATCACGGCCTTCGCCGTGGCCATGCTCCCGCTGGCGGGACGCCTGCGCCCGACCCCGGCTCCGGCCCAGGCCCCGCCCGTCGCCGCGCACACGCCGGATGACCTGGTCGCCTGCGTCCCGGACGGAAGGTAG
- a CDS encoding ROK family transcriptional regulator, translated as MKTATPAMARAINDRLALHLLLEHGPLSAPQLRTLTGLSRPTVADLIERLAANGLVQPCGETGEEKRGPNARLYRLVGERAHVAGVDIRRSGTFVTVADLAGTTVGRAERPASADLAQSIREAVTEAAGGRTLQAAVLGAPGMVHPHTGRSEGACDLGVSGWDPQVPDRVQESLEVERLVLENEVNLAAVAEHRAGAAQGREDFVLLWLDEGVGGAVVLGGRVRHGASGGAGEVGFLKLDGDNLCCALTPAVLPGGPGFDRFAGQVARGAAAMVAVLDPGLVVLGGAAGRTGGTELADAVSAHLSGLVPAPTEVRATAVDGNPVLQGAVLTALDLARDAVFG; from the coding sequence ATGAAGACCGCCACCCCGGCCATGGCGCGCGCGATCAACGACCGGCTCGCGCTCCACCTGCTGCTCGAACACGGCCCCCTGAGCGCGCCGCAGCTGCGCACCCTGACCGGCCTCTCCCGGCCGACGGTGGCGGACCTGATCGAACGGCTGGCCGCCAACGGCCTGGTGCAGCCCTGCGGCGAGACCGGGGAGGAGAAGCGCGGCCCCAACGCCCGCCTCTACCGACTGGTCGGCGAGCGGGCCCATGTCGCCGGCGTCGACATCCGACGCAGCGGCACCTTCGTCACCGTCGCGGACCTGGCCGGCACGACGGTGGGCCGTGCCGAGCGCCCCGCCTCCGCCGACCTCGCGCAGAGCATCCGCGAGGCCGTCACCGAGGCCGCAGGCGGGCGGACGCTACAGGCCGCCGTCCTCGGCGCGCCCGGCATGGTCCACCCGCACACCGGCCGCTCCGAGGGGGCCTGCGACCTCGGTGTGTCCGGTTGGGACCCGCAGGTGCCGGACCGGGTCCAGGAGTCGCTCGAGGTGGAGCGGCTGGTGCTGGAGAACGAGGTCAACCTCGCCGCCGTGGCCGAGCACCGCGCCGGGGCCGCCCAGGGCCGGGAGGACTTCGTCCTGCTCTGGCTGGACGAGGGCGTCGGCGGCGCGGTGGTCCTCGGCGGCCGGGTCCGCCACGGCGCCTCCGGCGGCGCGGGCGAGGTGGGCTTTCTGAAGCTGGACGGGGACAACCTGTGCTGCGCGCTCACCCCCGCGGTCCTGCCGGGCGGGCCCGGCTTCGACCGGTTCGCCGGCCAGGTCGCACGCGGGGCGGCGGCGATGGTCGCCGTCCTCGACCCCGGCCTCGTCGTCCTGGGCGGCGCGGCCGGCCGCACGGGCGGCACGGAACTCGCCGACGCGGTCTCCGCCCACCTGTCCGGCCTCGTCCCTGCCCCGACCGAGGTGCGCGCCACCGCGGTCGACGGCAACCCGGTCCTCCAGGGCGCCGTCCTCACCGCCCTGGACCTCGCCCGCGACGCCGTCTTCGGCTGA
- a CDS encoding GlxA family transcriptional regulator, with protein sequence MEIAVLVHDGVFDSGLSAVLDVLDGANAMRDQVGGAPAWNVTTVGCRPQVRTGAGHLVETEPLDRADAADLLIVPALAERRPDALLERVAADDLAPVRQRIAHTRARGTAVASACTGTFLLAEAGVLDGRRATTSWWLSPVFRGRYPRVRLDQSRMVVAEDGVMTAGAAFGHVDLALHVVRSGSPALADLIARYLVIDERPSQSAYTIPSALAQSDPTVAAFERWVRARLAEPLTIPDAAREIGVSNRTLQRSVQRTLGVSPIRFVQDLRVEQASHLLRTTDQSLETIARKVGYEHPHTLRVLLRERTGKTTTALRGV encoded by the coding sequence ATGGAGATCGCGGTTCTCGTCCACGACGGCGTGTTCGACTCCGGGCTGTCCGCGGTCCTCGACGTCCTGGACGGCGCCAACGCGATGCGCGACCAGGTCGGCGGGGCGCCTGCCTGGAACGTGACGACCGTCGGCTGCCGCCCGCAGGTGCGCACCGGCGCCGGGCATCTCGTCGAGACGGAACCCCTGGACCGCGCCGACGCCGCGGATCTCCTCATCGTGCCCGCGCTGGCCGAGCGACGGCCGGACGCCCTGCTGGAGCGCGTCGCCGCCGACGATCTCGCCCCCGTCCGGCAGCGAATCGCGCACACCCGCGCCCGCGGCACGGCCGTCGCCTCGGCCTGCACCGGCACCTTTCTCCTCGCCGAGGCGGGGGTGCTCGACGGCAGGAGGGCCACGACGAGCTGGTGGCTCTCGCCCGTCTTCCGTGGGCGCTACCCCCGGGTCCGGCTCGACCAGAGCCGCATGGTCGTCGCCGAAGACGGTGTCATGACCGCGGGCGCGGCCTTCGGCCACGTCGACCTCGCACTCCACGTGGTCCGGTCGGGCAGCCCCGCACTCGCCGATCTGATCGCCCGTTACCTGGTGATCGACGAGCGGCCGTCCCAGTCCGCCTACACGATCCCCAGCGCCCTCGCGCAGAGCGATCCCACGGTGGCCGCGTTCGAGCGCTGGGTCCGCGCGCGTCTCGCCGAGCCCCTCACGATCCCGGACGCCGCCAGGGAGATCGGCGTCAGCAACCGGACGCTGCAACGGTCGGTCCAGCGGACCCTGGGGGTATCACCGATCCGGTTCGTCCAGGACCTGCGGGTCGAGCAGGCCTCCCACCTGCTGCGCACGACCGACCAGTCGCTGGAGACCATCGCCCGCAAGGTCGGCTACGAGCATCCGCACACCCTGCGGGTGCTGCTCCGCGAGCGCACCGGCAAGACCACGACCGCGCTGCGCGGCGTCTGA